One window of Pocillopora verrucosa isolate sample1 chromosome 9, ASM3666991v2, whole genome shotgun sequence genomic DNA carries:
- the LOC131791390 gene encoding uncharacterized protein, which produces MLRKLFSRKFDHSALVMSLKERTFPMSPGTVLSVFCLLLYFAGFIRNESKFNEYERRLKTVEEFIPQDKMTQARTDFPPSEQVIQTTSAELEIHRLKRSISHPPSLNKSAEMRKMIEDIVYSAWKICHNKAGLNVCPRGRPGPPGRAGPKGDKGRKGRKGSQGSMGPPGRSGKQGTMGPPGIRGQNGIKGDIGPPGIPGIPGTKGEPGESISTPKVTISPPKLVVNESKIASFLCSASGNPAAQMFWSKVNGSFQSNRMKVTSNGLMQISGVRMEDAGAYKCIARNILGEDEKTAILVVQSKPTISLSFGPTYVEKGKNVTLPKCHVTSFPPAIITWSKGRGELAHSRTVVKDGELSIISAQNEDSYLYECKASNILGHDSALTNLVVWDLPRFTVNPPAQLDVGKDRNISVPCQAAGDPQPIITWVKENGDLPVGRSQVSVDGTLQIWNIKDEDSGIYICTATSAQLFKTSSSMQLTLRKVCKSVGVADRNRIPDARMTASSFHNTDYYPYYGRLHENRRRGAWCAKTNSVGTEYLQVDLGTVLDVCALATQGNQKEGQRTTTYKVHMSTDGINWNTFKEQSIEKVFQGNSDRGSIVKHSLRNEFKARYVRFYPVTYYQWPCLRIEIFVLEE; this is translated from the exons ATGCTACGAAAGCTGTTTTCGAGAAAGTTCGATCATTCAGCTCTCGTAATGTCTCTTAAAGAGCGTACTTTCCCAATGAGCCCCGGCACAGTTCTAAGCGTTTTCTGTTTGCTTCTTTACTTCGCTGGATTCATTCGAAACGAGTCTAAATTCAATGAGTATGAACGAAGGTTGAAAACTGTTGAGGAATTCAtacctcaagataaaatgaCACAAGCGAGGACGGATTTCCCTCCCTCTGAACAAG tCATACAAACCACCTCTGCCGAGCTTGAAATCCATCGACTGAAGCGTAGTATTTCACATCCACCTTCTTTAAATAAGTCGGCTGAGATGAGGAAAATGATAGAGGACATCGTTTATTCCGcttggaagatttgccacaacAAAGCTGGTCTGAATGTTTGTCCTCGTGGCCGGCCGGGACCTCCAGGGAGAGCCGGACCCAAAGGTGACAagggaagaaaaggaagaaaaggatCCCAGGGAAGCATGGGACCACCGGGAAGAAGCGGAAAACAAGGAACCATGGGACCACCGGGGATAAGAGGACAGAATGGAATAAAAGGAGACATCGGGCCACCGGGTATTCCTGGTATCCCAGGGACTAAAGGTGAACCAGGAGAGTCCATCTCAACCCCAAAAGTAACAATTTCTCCACCGAAACTAGTCGTCAACGAAAGCAAAATAGCCTCGTTCTTATGCTCTGCTTCGGGAAACCCTGCGGCTCAAATGTTCTGGTCGAAGGTCAATGGATCTTTTCAAAGCAACAGGATGAAAGTGACGTCAAATGGTCTGATGCAGATCTCTGGTGTCCGGATGGAAGATGCAGGCGCCTACAAATGCATAGCGCGAAATATTCTTGGAGAGGATGAAAAAACTGCCATTCTCGTCGTTCAGA GTAAACCTACCATTTCACTCTCCTTCGGTCCAACGTATGTAGAGAAGGGCAAGAACGTCACTTTACCAAAATGTCATGTGACAAGTTTTCCTCCGGCAATCATCACGTGGTCTAAAGGGCGCGGTGAACTTGCGCATTCCAGAACAGTTGTGAAAGACGGAGAGCTGTCAATTATCAGTGCTCAAAATGAAGATTCTTATTTGTATGAATGCAAAGCCTCCAATATTCTAGGCCATGACTCAGCTTTGACAAATCTTGTTGTCTGGGATCTGCCCCGTTTTACAGTCAATCCACCTGCACAGCTTGATGTAggaaaagacagaaatatttcagTTCCTTGTCAGGCCGCTGGTGACCCTCAACCAATAATCACGTGGGTTAAAGAGAATGGTGATTTGCCAGTCGGAAGATCGCAAGTCAGTGTGGATGGAACACTTCAGATATGGAATATTAAAGATGAAGATTCCGGCATATATATCTGTACAGCCACATCAGCACAACTGTTCAAAACGTCTTCTTCAATGCAACTGACCCTTAGGAAAG TATGTAAGTCAGTTGGTGTGGCGGACAGGAACAGAATACCAGATGCTAGAATGACAGCGAGCAGTTTTCACAATACAGACTATTATCCCTACTATGGCCGACTCCATGAAAACAGGAGGAGAGGAGCGTGGTGTGCAAAGACTAACTCTGTTGGAACAGAGTATCTTCAAGTTGATTTGGGTACAGTGCTCGATGTTTGTGCTTTGGCCACACAAGGAAACCAGAAAGAAGGTCAGCGAACCACCACCTACAAAGTTCACATGTCCACAGACGGTATAAACTGGAACACTTTCAAAGAACAAAGTATTGAAAAG gTGTTCCAAGGAAACTCAGATCGAGGCAGCATCGTGAAGCATTCACTCAGAAATGAATTCAAAGCCAGATACGTTCGGTTTTATCCTGTCACTTACTATCAGTGGCCATGTTTGAGGATTGAAATATTTGTGCTAGAAGAATAG